The following are from one region of the Salvia hispanica cultivar TCC Black 2014 chromosome 1, UniMelb_Shisp_WGS_1.0, whole genome shotgun sequence genome:
- the LOC125195245 gene encoding translin yields MKTAFRSAISATLAFSSRFLNPTHHSHSHAPILFHRHRRAALFPVKPSLFTSMASADASDAPLSPTIHVLEKQFEVFRHQLNDSGSLRDRIRSVSVEIESATRLMHSSLMLVHQSRPLPEVLEKAKGQIDVLRGLFSKLAEIMRECPGQYYRYHGDWRSETQSVVSVLAFMHYLETESLLLHAEAEEKLGLNPSEFGLDTEDYLTGICFMSNDLPRYVVNRVTAGDYDCPRKVLAFLTDLHAAFRMLNLRNDFLRKKFDGMKYDLRKVEEVHYDVKIRGLATNAESKGDGEKS; encoded by the exons ATGAAAACGGCGTTTCGAAGCGCCATTAGTGCAACACTCGCATTTTCCTCCCGCTTCTTAAACCCTACCCACCACTCCCACTCTCACGCTCCCATTCTCTTTCACCGCCACCGCCGCGCCGCTCTATTTCCGGTTAAACCTTCTCTTTTCACTTCAATGGCAAGCGCCGACGCCTCCGACGCTCCTCTCTCACCTACCATCCACGTGCTGGAAAAGCAGTTCGAGGTATTCCGCCACCAGCTCAATGATTCCGGTAGCTTGCGCGACCGTATTCGCAGCGTGTCTGTCGAAATTGAGTCCGCCACCAGACTCATGCACTCCAGCCTTATGCTTGTTCATCAATCTCGCCCTTTACCTG AGGTGTTGGAGAAGGCAAAGGGGCAGATTGACGTTCTGAGGGGACTATTTAGTAAGCTTGCAGAAATTATGCGTGAATGCCCTGGCCAATATTATAG GTACCATGGCGATTGGAGGAGTGAAACTCAGTCTGTTGTATCAGTTCTTGCTTTCATGCATTATTTAGAAACCGAAAGTCTTCTTTTGCATGCAGAAGCTGAGGAGAAACTTGGGT TAAATCCGTCAGAGTTTGGCCTGGATACCGAAGACTATCTCACTG GTATCTGTTTTATGTCCAATGATTTG CCTAGGTATGTGGTAAACCGGGTGACTGCTGGAGACTATGATTGTCCAAGAAAAGTATTGGCGTTTTTGACTGATTTGCATGCGGCATTTCGGATGCTCAACCTCCGGAACGACTTTTTGCGCAAGAAATTTGATG GAATGAAATATGACCTTAGAAAGGTTGAAGAAGTTCACTACGATGTGAAAATCAGAGGATTGGCAACAAATGCAGAATCAAAGGGAGATGgagaaaaatcatga
- the LOC125194551 gene encoding uncharacterized mitochondrial protein AtMg00860-like: MQCTWNLSALYDENLQVDKAKVDVISKLPYPTNQKEVRGFLGHAGFYRGFIRDFAKIAQPLTHLLHNNVEFVFNEDCKKAFQMLKDKLVSTPIIRAPDWNHPFEVMCDASDFAAGEQQERSRSAPGSEDRGEELCHFLCLKDPQPGSKEL; the protein is encoded by the coding sequence ATGCAATGCACCTGGAACCTTTCAGCGTTGTATGATGAAAATCTTCAAGTGGATAAGGCCAAAGTGGATGTGATCTCGAAGCTACCCTACCCTACGAATCAGAAAGAAGTCAGAGGATTCCTGGGGCATGCAGGATTCTATAGAGGATTCATCAGGGACTTCGCGAAGATTGCGCAGCCGCTTACTCATCTCCTTCACAATaatgtggaattcgtctttaATGAAGACTGCAAGAAGGCATTTCAAATGTTGAAGGACAAGCTTGTCTCTACTCCAATAATCAGAGCACCAGATTGGAATCACCCCTTTGAGGTGATGTGTGATGCAAGTGATTTTGCAGCAGGAGAGCAGCAGGAGCGCAGCAGGAGCGCACCTGGGTCAGAGGATCGAGGGGAAGAGTTATGTCATTTTCTATGCCTCAAAGACCCTCAACCAGGCTCAAAAGAACTATGA